The sequence ATCAAGTTCAACGAGGTAGAAAACCATTCACAATGGGCATGAACAAATTTGGAGACATGGTAAGAAAATACATTctcattgaatttgtttttattccagtgagccccaccccccccccccccaccccccgcccccaccccccaattAATTAAAATTTTGGGACACAACCCGTGCTCTCTAAATATCCCTATGAATAGTTAAAATCCAACAGCATGTAATTATAATTGGggcaaacatttaaatgttaatttttttggtGAAAAACATGAGTTCCACAATACAGCCCCAGCAAAATTGTAACATACTGTatctttgcaaaacaaataaagggTAAGAATGGATTATGAATGCATAAGGAATATGGATAGTTCACGTGGAACACTCAGGCAAAAGTCTTTCAGTTGTTTGTATTTGAGTTAAACATCCAAGCCTTTAGCTCTCATTACTGTCCCCTTAACCCATATTGAAATCGGAAAGTACAAAGCCAAATCTTACAAATTAATGCATTTAAGGCTCGGTTGTTTTAACTTACCTTTTActctgtattttatattacattatattttttttctgcatgacAGACCTCTGAAGAGTTTAATGTGATGCTGGGTATGATTCAGAAGAATACAGGAAGGGCTGCAGTTTTGTCTGCCGAACAGctccgcaccactgccagcaagCTGAACTTAAACAGCATTGATTACAGGACCAAAGGCTACATCACTCCAGTAAAGGAACAGGTGAGTCTCACCGCCATCATCTCAGAGGGATTAAGTATCCTAAAGAATCAATTAATGAAATAGTGACATAGCATCAAATAGCTTCCAGTCCACTGCCTGGCCTTTTCCCGATATCAGTATCAACTCATTTTCCGATTTTCCTCCAACTTCCGCAGGGAGAATGTGGATCCTGCTGGGCGTTTACTGCTGCAGGAGCTCTTGAGGGGCAGATGTTTAAGAAGACAGGCAAGCTAGTGTCACTCAGCGTACAGAACCTGGTTGACTGCTCACGACCTCAGGGGAACTACGGATGCCTTGGAGGGTTGATGGATAGTGCCTACAAATATATGCTGGCGAGCAGTGGAATCCAGTCCGAGGCTTCCTACCCATATAGGATCCAGGTAAAGCAGTTTTCTTCTCTCTGGGGAAATTATTTAATTAGTGTTTAAGTATTGTAGGTAGCCAGAAATAAATTGAGGATCAGGTCAAGATTTTCTTGTAGTTATGatataaaacagatattgtttgcaaaaaaaaaaaaaagcaggtgaCCAATAGAACACATCAGCTCAGCAATCTACAATCTGCATTTCTACTGCTTATGTGATGTGCTCTATCTAACTTTTCTTTTTCCTATTCACTCATCTAGGATGACCTGCCCTGTTCATTTAATAGCAGCAAAGTGGTTGCCAAAATCACTGGCTACAACTATCTTCCCTTTCATAATGAGCAGGCACTGGCTGATGCAGTAGCAGCTCTTGGGCCAATTTCAGTAGGAATTGATGCTAGTCTCCTTCAATTTTATCAATCCGGTAGTATTAACCTTCCATTACTCATTCAAGATTTGGTATGTAAACCCAACTTTCACTCCTATTTTAACTCTTTTCCTTGCAGGAATTTTTAATGATCCTAAATGCAGCTCGGAGAAAATAAACCATGCGGTCCTGGTGGTTGGGTATGGATCAGTGGCTTCCCAAAAATACTGGATCATCAAAAataggtatatatatacacacacaattaatttTGCAAATCAAGGGTATTCACACAATGTCTCTTCCTTCCTCTCTGCTCCATGACATCTAGGTTTTATTGGGAATCacacaggcagttgcagtgatACAtagctgccactagggtaccagcaatggtagccctagtgcaaAAGGACATACACACAAGTGTACATAatacaaaaggcaaaacaaacactgtagaaaacaacaacaaaacaaacgctGGCCAAGCTTGAGACgtgcgctagtcccactaaaagggaggtcccgcaccaggaaccttctccctttacaaactaaataaacattgGTGGGATTAAAATTCTCCTAAAtgaataattttataatttatgaTCCCAGTTAAACACACGGTGACTGTGCTGTAGCTCACCCTGGTTCCACTCACAGTGATGagggttcttcttcttcttcttcttcttcttcttcttcttcttcttcttcttcttcttcttcttcttcttcttcttcttcttcttctccctcCAAAAGcaccaaacaaaagaacaaagagctggctttccagaccctttttaaaggcagatgaccagcagcagttgtgatgcatagttcaccccttagtctatgtgttgctttggataaaaacatctgctaaatgactaattaataataattactaataataaCTAAAGTGAAACAAAATAGTTGGTCAAAAATGATTTATGACCAaggatatgttaataaaaatatgaaaacaattgcaattatgttgaaaaaaatattgcaggaatacgtacaacaaagcagaaagctgaaagtattgcattgtgttttaaatcctatagcctgttcagtaacactttaataaATCATTGATTGGcagactgtgctgtgctgtgctgtgaatggaaGCCTTTGTGATGTTTCTTTATTGAAACTGGAAAACAGGATTTGAATcccagtgagagatgctgcttaTTTAAGCAATCAGCTGAATAGGGTTTATCTTTCTGAGCATCATGCATATTGACAGCCTGTAATGAATACTTAAGTATATCACAGTATATTGAACCTTCCTGATTAAATGCTATGTTTGTTTACTAGCTGGAGTGCCTCATGGGGAGAAGAAGGTTACTTCCGTTTGGCAAAGGATATGAATCGTACCTGTGGAATCAGTAACTACAGTGTTGTTCCCACAGTATGATTTCACCCTGCTCCTAGGTCCTTAATGGACTGGCTGTTTAAATTCTGAAGAGCTCATGTGAATCAGCCTGGCAGGCACACTCACCCTTACctacagtgacagtgcagtgaaATTACATGTAAAGCAATCTACTGTAATGAAGTTTTACTAAATAAActtgtttacatttacaattgCAGCTCCTAAAGTAGTTGGactgttattatttacaaaaGAAACTCCACACTTtattctgtttgcttgtttttttcagaaacattGTATAAGGCAGATCCcttaagctttttttgttttcctactGCTGTAAACACCCTTTGCACCTTACACATTAAGTTTTGAGTGTAATGCAATAAACTAAGCTATATTAGTACTGTATTAAGTAACATTGTAGCATAAAACTCAAGAGTTTTGGACCATGTTTCGAAACCATAAACATAATTACATAATGTTGCATGGAGTCTTATACTCAGCATCACTTTCAATCAGCTAGTTATGTCTGGTCACATGTTGAGGCAATGCAATGCGCTGTTGTTTAATTCACTATTTCTTTCAATATGCATTGTAAATGTTGACACCCTTGTTCCACCAACATTGGCAGCCAAATCTGGTGCcacaaacaataacataattCTTTGGGACAGTTTGGAATAAAAGCCTAGACTGGAATAGGATTGTGATGCCAGACCCCTGGCTTCAAATACAAAAAGCACAATATAGTGTACAAGTGATAAACTTTAGGAACTCCAGTTAGGTCAGATTACTTTCTGGAAATTGCctttctctctgtcacagtaGAAGAGTAGAATCTATCAAATACCAAAGGTTTTTAGCAAAtgcaacagtgttttttttaatgtaaaaaaaaaaaaaaaaaaaaaaaaaaaacatacctgtgtTTGTCTGATTAATAGGTTCATCATGCTCTTGCAATGGTTTGCAGATACCGAGAATAAATCGCTGTAGAAACTCAGTATGGTATGTGTAATGTCATGAATTGTGACTCTTGTGCTCTGGCGAAGTCCAAGTGTAGTTCATTTATCCATCCATTTCCTATGCTGCTGGTATTTGGCGCCTATCTGTACATGCAGACAAAAAGTTAATGTCTAGGGTTAACAGCAGCTGTTTTTCATACAGTTGCAAACTGGCTAAACTCAGGATGCCCTTACTTTATCAGTGATAATtcaaaaatgtgactttttgaaGTTAAAATGTCGAGAATTatggttaccatatgactccatgtacactaggacagtttgggacagttcagggcTTCCAAATCACAtcccaatgtattttttgtaagagTAGTCCTGTtctgaaaggtacctgagacagctACAATGTACCAAAACTTTGGTACATTTTAGCTGTCTCAGGTACCTGATTATTatgatgtgagttgaaaagctgCCCCAACTGGTCctagcatactgtacatatagttGTATGGTAACCCTAGCTGGAATAATTAGTAAGCATGGTCACCAATGATCAGTTGTTAGCAGAAATAACAATAGAGAATGGTAGAGAACACATATAGTAATAGTACAATAATAGATTTGAATTGGGTTATTGATTTTGTCTTGTCTGTTTATCATCTTACTGTATTGTTACAGTTGTTTGACGGTGTAGCTTGATTTTCCCTCTGTAAACTAGATGCTGCACCAtcaattgtaataataatgatggaatgTCACGCAGACAGATTTAGGAGTGTTTGCCACATAAAAGGTTTCTTACAATGCTTCAAGCAGAATTAAAATGTAGTCTCAGAAACCAAACATTAACTTGATAAGAACACACAGTTTACCATGTAACACAGTGATGATGTGACCTATGCATATTAGAATTGTAGGAGTTCCTTCAGGTAAAGTAGTATGAAAGGAACCTGGATGTAAAAAAACAGCATGGGACTGTATAGCTGGGAGCCAGCATAAACTGCACTGTGACAGTCCTATGGTCAACAGTAGACAATCTGACACTAATGAATTGACATCTCTTCAGCCCAGTGACTCAAATGTAAAAGGAAGGGCTGGACATTATCTGCAAACCAGACAGATCAAAGACAAACTTTcacataact is a genomic window of Polyodon spathula isolate WHYD16114869_AA chromosome 6, ASM1765450v1, whole genome shotgun sequence containing:
- the LOC121317727 gene encoding procathepsin L-like; protein product: MKIFFMFACLTLYFQLVNCVQKDLESEWQAWKMTYKPRYTRMIEEQKRATWESNYKLIQQNNHQVQRGRKPFTMGMNKFGDMTSEEFNVMLGMIQKNTGRAAVLSAEQLRTTASKLNLNSIDYRTKGYITPVKEQGECGSCWAFTAAGALEGQMFKKTGKLVSLSVQNLVDCSRPQGNYGCLGGLMDSAYKYMLASSGIQSEASYPYRIQDDLPCSFNSSKVVAKITGYNYLPFHNEQALADAVAALGPISVGIDASLLQFYQSGIFNDPKCSSEKINHAVLVVGYGSVASQKYWIIKNSWSASWGEEGYFRLAKDMNRTCGISNYSVVPTV